The DNA region CTCGATGCCGCGCCTCGACATCGATCGGATCTCCGGCCGCGACGAAAGACGCCACCGCGGCGATCGCATACGAGACCTGGTAGCCCTGCCCGCTGCGCGCGATGTGCAGAGCCTGATCGAGATCCCTCGATCCCGGCGGGTCGATGGTCACCAACTCGAGATCGGTCCGGTCGAGAGCCGGCCGACGGGCACGCGACGCAGCCCGCTCGGCGGCCGCGGTCACCGACGGCGGGAGTTGCGCCGGGATCTCGAGCCGCGCTCGCAAGGCGGCGAGCGCTTCCTGCAAGGTCGTCGGAGTGTCAGTCGTCGGCAGCGCTACGATGCGAGCTGGCATGAGCGCAACCTACCTCTCCCTCACCCGTCGCGAACGGCAGAGCAGCAAGTGACGACCAACCGTGCGAGAGCTTGGGTGCGAAGTCGCACCAGGACTTTCACCAGTCCGGCAGGATCCCTTCGTCAGATCCCGGACTGATCGGTCCGGACCAGGATCCGGCCGCACTCCTCGCAGCGCAGCACCTCGTCCGCTGCCGCAGCAGCGAATGCGCGCAGGTCGGCCGCATTCACCTCCAGACGACAACCGGTGCAGCGACGCTGAACCAGTTCGGCGGCGCCGACGCCACCGTGCCCGGTGGCGATCTTGGAATAGAGAGCCAACAGGTCGGCCGGCAACTGGGGCGTCAGGGCCTCGCGGTCCTGGCGACGGGCCGTGGCGTCGGACTCGATCACAGCTAGCTGCTCATCGCGTCGCACGGTCGCCGTCAGCTTCCGCTCGGCCAATTCGGCGGCCTCGGCCTGTCGCCGGTCCCGGGTGGCGATCGCCTCCTCCAGTGCCTCCATCACCTCCAGTTCGGCGTCCTCGAGATCGCTGATCCGCTTTTTCAGATGCTCGACCTCCTCGATCATGGAGTTGAGCGCCTTGGGATCGGCGATCGTGCCGTCAGCGATCCGCTGCTGGTTGCGGGCGAGTCGTTGCCGGACCGGTTCGAGGTCGGCCTCAGCTCGTTCCTGGTCGGCCTCCAGGTCGCTGACCGCGGTCTGTGCGGCGACCAGGGCGTCGTCGAGTTCCTCCGACTCCACCGTGAGGCGCTGCAGCTCGCCGTGCTCCGGCAGCGTACGGCGTCGGTGCGCGAGCTGGATCAGCGCGCTGTCGAGCGTCTGGACCTGCAACAACAGCTTCTGGGCGTCCGTACTGGCCTTGATGATGACCTCCTGGATAGGCGCGGACCAAGGTGTGCCCAACCCTATTCCCCACGCCTGCCATCACGCGCGAATGCTCGAAGTCGGTGGTTGGGGCCGCCTTCTTGGCACCGCGGTTCGTCATTCGTCTCCTCCGCTGACCTGACTCCGCCGCCACACCAGTGGCCTATTCCGACTTCGGGTTGGAGTCTTGGGAGCGCAGCCTCACAGCGAGTGACGACCCGTCGCGGGCGGCCGTGAGGCGGAGCGAGGGCTCCGTCTGGACTGAGGAGAGAGCAAACACGCTCTTTCGTTTGCGAACGACGAAGGAAGACGGAGTCCTGGGAGCGCAGCCTCACAGCGAGCGACGACCCGTCGCGAGCGGCCGTGAGGCGAAGCGAGGGCTCCGTCTGGACTGAGGAGAGAGCAAACACGCTCTTTCGTTTGCGAACGACGAAGGAAGACGGAGTCCTGGGAGCGCAGCCTCACAGCGAGCGACGACTACACAGCATTCCAGCGCAGCATGGCTGGTCGATCCTTCTCCTCACCCAGGATGGAGATGGTTCCGGTGTCGAGCGGGAAGTGTGCGCCCCACATCAGATCCAGTCCGAGCCAGCGTACGGCGAGCGCCCGCAAGGCGTGTCCATGACTGAAGCAGACCGCCCGCTCCACGCCGGCATGCCGGATCCGCTCGATGACTCGGTCCAGCCGCTCGCTCACCTGACCGTGGGTCTCGCCGCCAGGCGTCGGGTGGGTGAAGATCGTCCAGCCCGGATCGGACTCGTGGATCTGCGCGCTGGTCAGCCCCTCGTACTCGCCATAGAACCACTCAGCCAAATCCTCGCTGATCTCCGGCTGGTACGCACCCGAGAAGCCCGCCAGCTCGGCGGTCCGCCGGGCTCGCTGCCGCGGACTGGACAGGATCAGCTCGAAGGAGCTCGGATCCAAGTGCCCTCGCAATGACTCGGCCTGACGAACCCCGTTCGAGGTGAGCCCGAGATCGGTGACCGAGGTATGCCGACCGCTGGCGCTCCACGTCGTCTCCCCGTGCCGCACCAGATACAGCTCAGTCATCGCGGTCGAGCCTTTCGTACGAGCCCACGCCAGGTGTGTCGAACGGGATCCGACCGCCCCAGACCTGCCAGTGACCACCACTGTGCAGCCGGTCGAGGATCGCGCGTTGCAGCGAGGTGTCTCGCGGCAGCGAGTCGAGGTCGACCGGCGGGCGCCGGTTGAAGGTGAAGAAGAGCGCATCGTCATCGCCGATCGCCGGTTCGCCTTCCAGTGACCAGCGCCGCTGAAACCTCACCATGTTGGACGAAGCTGGCAGCGCCTCGGCCAGCTCGGGATCCAGCAGCCAGCTGGAGCAGACGAAGGCGTCGGCCGGATATTCGTCGAAGTGCTTGGCGAAGAACCGCCGCGCCCACCGGAAGGAGGCGTCCACCTCGTCCGAAGTCAACGGGCCAGACCGTGGGATGTGCGTCGACAACACCCAGCCGGTCGACGATCTGCCGCTCGGCCAGAGGTTGAACTGTAGCCGGCCCAGCCAATACAGCGCCCCCGACCAGGCGATCCGCAGCCAGCCGTGGGTGTGGATGCCGAAGGACCCGAACGTGAGCCGATGCACGAACACCTGCTGCCCGAGGTCGGACAAGGCGCGCCACGAGTCGTCGGCCGCGATTCCTCGTGAGGTGTGGAAGGAGCGTACGTCGTCGACGCAGGCCAGCAGCGCCATCAGCTCCAGCACACCTGACCCGCAGGGCGACTCGGTGCCGCCGTCGGGCCAAGGATTCGGCACAGTGTCCTCGTCGAGTCCGCGAAACTGACCGATCCCGAGCAGCAGGAGGTCCACCATCCGCTGCACCTGGGCAAGCTGGTCGGAGCGTTCCAGCACCGACGCCGCCGCCGCGAGCGTGTCGGCCCGGTCGTCGTCGCGAAATCCGAGCAGGATCAACCGATCCGACAAGTCGGGCGCAGAGAGCCGCTCGCGTACGTCGGTCATGGGCGGAGCCTCTCGGGGAGTGCGAGAGCGCGACCATGCATCGCAGTCACGGTCTCACCCTACGGGTGACAGACTGGCCAGATGAGCGAGACCCAGCCTGAGCTGCCCAACCGTCAGACGCCGTTCTCCGAGGCGTTCAAATCGTTCATCGCCGGCGGGTGGGCGCCCTACCCCACCGAGCTGCCGACCCCTCTGCCGGCCTCCCTTGCGGCCGCCGCTCGACGCGCCAAGGTCAGTGCGCTGTTCCCCGGCCAGCGGCTGGTGATCCCCGCCGGTGGTTTGAAGATCCGTTCCAACGACACCGACTACCGGTTCCGTCCGCACTCGGCGTTCGCCCACCTCACCGGGCTCGGCACCGACCGGGAACCGGATGCCGTGCTGGTGCTGGAGCCGACCGACGATGGCCACGACGCAGCGTTGTATTTCACCCCCCGGGCACCGCGGGATTCGGCGGAGTTCTACTCCGATGCGCGGTACGGGGAGATGTGGGTCGGTCGTCGCCCCTCCCTCGAGGAGCTGGCCGCGCTGTGCGGCATCCGCTGCGTACCGCGGTCCGAGCTCGATGAGCACCTGGCCAAGAACGCCGCCGAGACACTGATCCGGGTGCTCCGCGATGCCGACCCCGCGCTGGCAGCCCGGCTCGACGAGCTGCGCGCCGCCGCCGAAGAGTCTGTCGAAGAGTCCGTCGAGGGCACCGAGGAAGAGGCCAAGAACGTTCAGGACACCGAGTTCGCCGTGGCGTTGAGCGAGCTGCGCCTGGTCAAGGACGACTTCGAGATCGAGCAGATGCGGGAGGCGTGCGCCAGGACCGCGGAGGCGTTCGAGGCGGTCGTTCGCGATCTTCCCGAAGCCGTACGCCGCGGTCGCGGCGAGCGCTGGGTCGAGGGGATCTTCGGGCTGCACGCTCGGCACGCCGGCAACGCGATCGGCTACGACACCATCGCGGCCTCCGGCGAGCACGCCTGCACCCTGCACTGGATCCGCAACGACGGCGATCTGCGCGAGGGTGACCTGCTGCTGCTCGACGCCGGCATCGAGCTGGACACTCTCTACACGGCTGACATCACCCGTACGCTGCCGGTCAGCGGCCACTTCAGCGATGACCAGCGGATGGTCTACGAAGCGGTACTGGAAGCCCAACAGGCCGGGATCGACGCCGCGAAGCCAGGGGTGAAGTTCGCTGATGTGCACAAGGCCGCGATCACGGTGCTCGCCCACAAGCTGGAGGAGTGGGGACTGCTGCCGGTCAGCGCCGAGGAGTCACTGTCGACCGACGGCGGGCAGCATCGCCGGTGGATGGTGCACGGCACCTCACACCACCTCGGCATCGACGTCCACGACTGTGCCCAGGCACGACGGGAGAAGTACCGCGACGGTGTCCTCGAGGAAGGCATGGTCATCACCGTCGAGCCGGGTCTCTACTTCAAGGCCGACGACGAACTCGTGCCGGAGAACCTGCGCGGCATCGGCGTACGGATCGAGGACGACATCGTGATCACCGCTGACGGTGCGGAGAACCTGTCCGCCGCACTCCCCCGCTCCAGTGCGGATGTCGAGGCCTGGATGGCTACTCTGCTGCCTCGTGACTGAGCCCTCCTCCGCCTCCGGCACCACACCGAGCGCGCGTCCGTCGCTGCCCACCCTGGTCGAACAGGGCCGCGGCGGGATGCTGCTGTTCGGCATCACCCCGCCGAAGACGAGCACCACGGTGGAGGACCGAGCGCGGATCGCCGGCATCACCCTGCAGCGGTTGGCGCACCTCGATCTCGACGGGCTGCTGCTGTACGACATCGATGACGAGAGCGACCGGGTCACCGACGACCGACCGTTTCCGTATCTGTCGACCATCGACCCGGCTGCCTACTACGTCGATCACCTCGGCGCCTGGCACAAGCCCGTGGTCCTCTACCGGTCGGTCGGCAAATACGGACCCGATCAGCTCGGCGCCTGGTTGGATCAGACCGATCCCAGCCAGCAGCTCGGCGTCTTCGTCGGAGCCTGCTCGCGTGACCATGTGGTCCGTACGACGCTGCGTCAGGCCCAGCAGCTGCGCGCCGATCGGCAGCCCGACCTCGCCCTGGGCGCGGTGATGATCACCGAGCGACACACCGCCCGGGGCGACGAGCACCTGCGGATGCTTGCCAAGCAGGAGGCCGGCTGCTCGTTCTTCGTCAGCCAGGTGATCTACGACATCGACGGCACCAGGAGCGTCCTGTCGGACTACTTCTACGCGTGTGCAGAACGCGGCATCGCGCCGCGCCCGGTGATCTTCACCCTGGCGATGTGCGGATCCCTCAAGACACTGGATTTCTTGCAGTGGTTGGGAATCCAGGTTCCTCGCTGGTTGCAGAACGACCTCAGGTACACCGACGACCCGTTGCACGTGAGCTACGCGCATTGCCTGCACGCGGCCGAGGATCTCGCCGCCTTCTGTCGGCGGCTCGGGATCCCGTACGGCTTCAACGTGGAGAGTGTGGCCATCCGCAAGGCCGAGATCGAAGCCGCCGTGGAGCTGGCCGGCAACTTGCGACCTCTGCTGAGATGACGAGCACACTCAGAGAAACATCC from Microlunatus phosphovorus NM-1 includes:
- a CDS encoding acyltransferase domain-containing protein, which produces MTDVRERLSAPDLSDRLILLGFRDDDRADTLAAAASVLERSDQLAQVQRMVDLLLLGIGQFRGLDEDTVPNPWPDGGTESPCGSGVLELMALLACVDDVRSFHTSRGIAADDSWRALSDLGQQVFVHRLTFGSFGIHTHGWLRIAWSGALYWLGRLQFNLWPSGRSSTGWVLSTHIPRSGPLTSDEVDASFRWARRFFAKHFDEYPADAFVCSSWLLDPELAEALPASSNMVRFQRRWSLEGEPAIGDDDALFFTFNRRPPVDLDSLPRDTSLQRAILDRLHSGGHWQVWGGRIPFDTPGVGSYERLDRDD
- a CDS encoding histidine phosphatase family protein, translated to MTELYLVRHGETTWSASGRHTSVTDLGLTSNGVRQAESLRGHLDPSSFELILSSPRQRARRTAELAGFSGAYQPEISEDLAEWFYGEYEGLTSAQIHESDPGWTIFTHPTPGGETHGQVSERLDRVIERIRHAGVERAVCFSHGHALRALAVRWLGLDLMWGAHFPLDTGTISILGEEKDRPAMLRWNAV
- a CDS encoding zinc ribbon domain-containing protein, with product MGTPWSAPIQEVIIKASTDAQKLLLQVQTLDSALIQLAHRRRTLPEHGELQRLTVESEELDDALVAAQTAVSDLEADQERAEADLEPVRQRLARNQQRIADGTIADPKALNSMIEEVEHLKKRISDLEDAELEVMEALEEAIATRDRRQAEAAELAERKLTATVRRDEQLAVIESDATARRQDREALTPQLPADLLALYSKIATGHGGVGAAELVQRRCTGCRLEVNAADLRAFAAAAADEVLRCEECGRILVRTDQSGI
- a CDS encoding aminopeptidase P family protein — encoded protein: MSETQPELPNRQTPFSEAFKSFIAGGWAPYPTELPTPLPASLAAAARRAKVSALFPGQRLVIPAGGLKIRSNDTDYRFRPHSAFAHLTGLGTDREPDAVLVLEPTDDGHDAALYFTPRAPRDSAEFYSDARYGEMWVGRRPSLEELAALCGIRCVPRSELDEHLAKNAAETLIRVLRDADPALAARLDELRAAAEESVEESVEGTEEEAKNVQDTEFAVALSELRLVKDDFEIEQMREACARTAEAFEAVVRDLPEAVRRGRGERWVEGIFGLHARHAGNAIGYDTIAASGEHACTLHWIRNDGDLREGDLLLLDAGIELDTLYTADITRTLPVSGHFSDDQRMVYEAVLEAQQAGIDAAKPGVKFADVHKAAITVLAHKLEEWGLLPVSAEESLSTDGGQHRRWMVHGTSHHLGIDVHDCAQARREKYRDGVLEEGMVITVEPGLYFKADDELVPENLRGIGVRIEDDIVITADGAENLSAALPRSSADVEAWMATLLPRD
- a CDS encoding methylenetetrahydrofolate reductase, yielding MTEPSSASGTTPSARPSLPTLVEQGRGGMLLFGITPPKTSTTVEDRARIAGITLQRLAHLDLDGLLLYDIDDESDRVTDDRPFPYLSTIDPAAYYVDHLGAWHKPVVLYRSVGKYGPDQLGAWLDQTDPSQQLGVFVGACSRDHVVRTTLRQAQQLRADRQPDLALGAVMITERHTARGDEHLRMLAKQEAGCSFFVSQVIYDIDGTRSVLSDYFYACAERGIAPRPVIFTLAMCGSLKTLDFLQWLGIQVPRWLQNDLRYTDDPLHVSYAHCLHAAEDLAAFCRRLGIPYGFNVESVAIRKAEIEAAVELAGNLRPLLR